TTCAGCCCGCGGTTTTTTCATGAATCTGATCAAAATAGATATTTATTCCTATTACTGTTGCTCTTTCCGAGTTCTCGTCATCTGCTAAGTTTTATGATGGTTGCGATATTTGCTGCGATTTTTTCTGCAAATGTGTGAGCGTTTTTAAAGGCATCTTCAAGCGATACAACACCTGGAACTATGCTGAATACGGCATCAATTCCATACTCGTGGACAACTTCACTGTCAGCACCTACATTGCCCGCAATCGCAATGACCGGGACATTGTGTCGTTTAGCTGTTTTGGCAACGCCTATAGGAGTCTTTCCGAAAATCGTCTGACCATCAATCTTTCCTTCTCCGGTTATAACAAAGTCGGCATCTAGGATATGGCTTTCTAGTTGAGCAGCCTCAATCACGATGTCAACACCTCTTTTTAACTCCGCCGACAGAAACGCCATTAATCCGCCACCAAGCCCACCTGCTGCGCCGGCACCTGGAACTTTCTCGATGTCCTTGCCGATGTCCTTCCAAATGATCTGGGCAAAATGGTGAAGGTTGTGATCCAGTAATTCAACCATTTCTTGCGTTGCTCCCTTTTGAGGTCCAAAAACATGTGATGCACCTCTTTTGCCCGTTAAGGGATTATCCACATCACAAGCAACTTCAATCTTCACTGTTTCCAGCCGTTTATCCAACCCAGCCATGTTCACTGCAGCAAGAGAACCTAAGGCTCCTCCGCCCTCGCCGATTTCTTTTCCATTTGAATCAAGCAGCAAGATACCAAGGGCCTTAGCCATACCCGCTCCTCCATCATTAGTGGCACTTCCGCCTATCCCAATAATGATATGCTCGACACCATAGTCAAGAGCGGTAGCAATCAATTCACCTGTACCCCGAGTAGTCGTTTCCAGAGGGTTTCTGTTACATGAAGGTACAAGATGAAGTCCTGAAGCAGCAGCCATCTCTATGACAGCTGTCTTTTCATCACCTGAAATTCCGAAAAAGGCTTCAACCGGAGCGCCTAGTGGGCCTGTCACTGTTTTGGTGACCAGTTTTCCGCCTGTGGCATCAACAAGGGATTGGACCGTTCCTTCGCCTCCGTCTGCCATAGGTACCTTTACGAAACTTGCTCCAGGGAGGATCTTTTTCATGCCACTCTCGATTGCTAAAGCAGCCTCGAGCGCTGTAAGGCTCTCTTTAAAAGAATCAGGTGCAATTACAATTTTCATGCTCGTTTCTCCTCTCATTGAATACTACAGTATCCATACGCTGAAATGAAAGGTCTGGACTTTACAAGAAAAATCCAGACCATTTTTAAAAATCTAGGTACTATATACCAAAGCTTTTATCTATCCGAAAAACTTGAAGATCCCAAAGATTAGTGTCGAAACCATTGCGAGTGTTAAACCGACTGCTGTTTCATAAGGTATCAATTTTAAACGTTCTTTAATCTCCATGTTGACACTTCCTCCAGTTGCGTGGAAGAAGCTTCCGTGTGGAAGATGGTCAAGGACTGTGGCACCCGCGTGTACCATGGCTGCACCCGCTAGTGCGGTGACACCCATTTCCAATATGGTTGAACCGAAAACCTGCGAAGCAACTGCGGTCCCTGCTGTTGTAGAAGCAGTAGCCGCTGACATGAAAATACCAGATGCAGGTGCAAGGACGAAGGCTGGAAGACCAAGCGCATCCAGGCTGTTAATTAAGACATCCTTCAACCCTGAATTGGCGATGATTCCCGCGAGTGTTCCTGTACCAAGGAGCATGATTGCTACTCCGGACATTTTATTTAATCCAGCGATTGCATAGTCATTGATTTGCCTGATCCTGCCCATCGCAAGCGCTCCTGCGATTCCTCCAGCTGGCAGGGCGATCATTGGGTCGATGTTTATATCGAATAATGGTCGCAGGGCCAGCAAAATGATGGTAACTAATGGGGCCACGATTGCCGGGACTACTAATGGGTGCTTACCTTTATCCGTTGTTTCACTTTCTTGAGCTGTTACCATCGAACCTTTATTCACTAGCTTCTTAGCTAAAATATACGTAACGGTCAATCCGAAAATAGCTGGAATGATTCCCGCAGCCATTACTGATGTCAATGGGATTTGGAACGCATCCGCTGCAGCTATTGCATTTGGGTTCGGTGACATGATATTCCCAGCCTTGCCGCCGCCAATCATTGCAAGCAGGATCGCTGTTTTGGAAATACCCGCTTTATTGGCGATTGCCAACGCGATTGGCGCAACAGTGATGACAGCAACATCGACAAATACGCCAACAGTAGTAAGGATCATTGTCGCGATTGCCAGTGCAAGTAACGCACGTGTTTCCCCGACCTTCTTAACGATTGTTTCGGCGATTACTGCAGCAGCACCTGATTCAATTAGGACGCCTGCCAGCACACCGGCAGCGAGAATCCTTAATACTGCAGGAATGATTCCCTTTGCCCCTTCCATCATCAAGGCAACGGTGTTCGTGACATCAACTCCGCCTACAAGTCCCCCGATCAGGGCACCTGCAATCATTCCATATGCTGGTGAAACTTTCTTTAAAATAAGGAAAATAGCTACTACTAGTGCTACAATTGCGCCGAAAGCGCTTACTTGAATATCCACGGTGATACCTCCTAAGAACTTTTTGTATCCCAATTGTAAGCGCTGTCTATTGATATTACATTAGTCAAATCATCAAAAAAAGACCTGTAATAGTACAGATCTTTTGTGCATTTGCACAATTTCATTCCAGCTCATGATTAAGAAAGGATAAATAAAGGTGAAGAAGGTCTGTCGTTTTTCGCGGATCCTTGCCTGTTATTTCGGTGATTTTATCAAGTCGATATCGCAGCGTGTTCCTATGTACGAATAGCCTCTGTGCAGCCTTATTCATGTCGCCGTTCGTATCGATAAGAGCTCTCAAAGATTCAGTGAGCTCGCCTTTAACATCCTTCTCCATCAGACTCTTATAAAAAGGCTGCAAATTCCCCGTGAGCCCTTTGTGAGAAGCGCTTAAAAGGAATACTGGCAAATAATATTCCTCCAACATGTATATATTGTTTTGTGGAGATAATTTCAGACCAGAATCCAATGTCATGACTGCCTGTCTGTATGACTCCGTGAAGCCTGGCAATCCTTCATGGA
This portion of the Mesobacillus sp. S13 genome encodes:
- a CDS encoding glycerate kinase; translation: MKIVIAPDSFKESLTALEAALAIESGMKKILPGASFVKVPMADGGEGTVQSLVDATGGKLVTKTVTGPLGAPVEAFFGISGDEKTAVIEMAAASGLHLVPSCNRNPLETTTRGTGELIATALDYGVEHIIIGIGGSATNDGGAGMAKALGILLLDSNGKEIGEGGGALGSLAAVNMAGLDKRLETVKIEVACDVDNPLTGKRGASHVFGPQKGATQEMVELLDHNLHHFAQIIWKDIGKDIEKVPGAGAAGGLGGGLMAFLSAELKRGVDIVIEAAQLESHILDADFVITGEGKIDGQTIFGKTPIGVAKTAKRHNVPVIAIAGNVGADSEVVHEYGIDAVFSIVPGVVSLEDAFKNAHTFAEKIAANIATIIKLSR
- a CDS encoding GntP family permease, which codes for MDIQVSAFGAIVALVVAIFLILKKVSPAYGMIAGALIGGLVGGVDVTNTVALMMEGAKGIIPAVLRILAAGVLAGVLIESGAAAVIAETIVKKVGETRALLALAIATMILTTVGVFVDVAVITVAPIALAIANKAGISKTAILLAMIGGGKAGNIMSPNPNAIAAADAFQIPLTSVMAAGIIPAIFGLTVTYILAKKLVNKGSMVTAQESETTDKGKHPLVVPAIVAPLVTIILLALRPLFDINIDPMIALPAGGIAGALAMGRIRQINDYAIAGLNKMSGVAIMLLGTGTLAGIIANSGLKDVLINSLDALGLPAFVLAPASGIFMSAATASTTAGTAVASQVFGSTILEMGVTALAGAAMVHAGATVLDHLPHGSFFHATGGSVNMEIKERLKLIPYETAVGLTLAMVSTLIFGIFKFFG